Proteins co-encoded in one Parus major isolate Abel chromosome 17, Parus_major1.1, whole genome shotgun sequence genomic window:
- the ADAMTSL2 gene encoding ADAMTS-like protein 2 isoform X1 yields the protein MRAVRAPPACAPPVSPQETGWRPRAGAGGGEGLTGVGASRAERCEFRPLSPLPPPRLRYKSGRRGLGGATAAAPPRWKPRRFWLPFEVGEGEGGRRERLGPPLLRSAPSRRRRSRPAPEHRPARPRSIVLPGPAASRMKISKWRWSSISISAQLQLKGTLALLLVGNIVFVIAQDLTQTSNSLEEGSDVTAYWWGEWTKWTACTRTCGGGVKSQERHCLRQRRKSVSGLANKTCTGTSKRYQLCKVQECPVNGRSFREEQCSSFNSHVYNGRTYQWKPLYPDDYVHISSKPCDLHCTTVDGQRQLMVQARDGTSCKYTDFRGVCVSGKCEPIGCDGILFSTHTLDKCGVCQGDGSSCTHVTGSYRKGNSHLGYSLVTHIPAGARDIQIVERKKSADVLAVADEAGYYFFNGNYKVDSPKNFNIAGTVFKYRRPMDVYETGIEYIVAQGPTNQGLNIMVWNQNGKNPSITFEYTLLRKPHSKNLQPIYYTFSESESEESRELDGDVPLGFIQHNATYFGKISRERIDLENQVFGRQDTEEDLNLSKGQETNEVYERAETIDCEPKLKGKQPQDSNVTRSTYQTDHDDRDLEARLSSREFLLENAITDKLLGKTSDSKELLLNMTMNSIFSQGDPTNSLGSPIDSLYVDYEDSDGLVTYSVNSTFMELSKATNTSAETPLSNGTVSMSSPQGNRTHKARNRLKLKKGQGVSAADMYRWKLSSHEPCSSTCTTGVMSTYAMCVRYDGIEVDDTYCDAMTRPEPIHEFCAGRECQPRWETSSWSECSRTCGEGYQFRIVRCWKMISPGFDSSVYSDLCESADIARPDERKVCKNPACGPQWEMSEWSECPARCGERSVVIRDIRCSEEEKLCDASARPLAEKNCTGPPCDRQWTVSDWGPCSGGCGQGRMIRHVYCKTSDGRVVPESQCNLDTKPLAIHPCGDKNCPSHWLAQDWERCNTTCGRGVKKRIVLCLEIVNGKIKTRNTVDCDVAKKPVEESTCFERPCFKWYTTPWSECTKTCGIGVRMRDVKCYQGKDIVRGCDPLVKPVGKQTCDLQPCPTEPPDDSCQDQAGTNCALAIKVNLCSHWYYSKACCRSCRAPHS from the exons ATGCGTGCGGTGCGGGCTCCCCCCGCCTGTGCCCCCCCGGTCTCGCCTCAGGAAACCGGCTGGCGGCCGCGGGCCGGCGCCGGGGGAGGCGAGGGGTTAACCGGGGTGGGGGCATCCCGGGCCGAGAGGTGTGAATTCCGCCCGCTCTCCCCCCTGCCTCCCCCCCGTCTCCGCTATAAGAGCGGCCGGCGCGGGCTGGGGGGAGCCACTGCGGCGGCTCCTCCTCGCTGGAAGCCCCGGCGCTTTTGGCTGCCCTTTGAAGTcggagagggagaaggagggaggagggagcgTCTGGGGCCGCCGCTGCTCCGCTCCGCTccgagccgccgccgccgctcccgcccggCCCCGGAGCATCGTCCTGCCCGGCCCCGGAGCATCGtcctgcccggccccgccgcctccAG GATGAAGATATCCAAGTGGAGGTGGAGCAGCATCTCCATCAGTGCTCAGTTGCAGCTGAAAGGCACCCTGGCCCTTCTTCTTGTGGGCAACATTGTCTTTGTCATAGCTCAG GACCTGACACAGACGTCCAACAGCCTGGAGGAGGGGTCAGATGTCACTGCTTACTGGTGGGGAGAGTGGACCAAGTGGACAGCGTGCACCAGGACCTGTGGAGGAGGTGTCAAATCCCAGGAGAGGCACTGCCTGAGGCAGAG AAGGAAGTCAGTGAGTGGGCTGGCTAATAAAACTTGCACTGGAACATCCAAAAGATACCAGCTCTGCAAAGTGCAA GAGTGCCCTGTGAACGGAAGGAGCTTTCGAGAGGAGCAGTGCTCATCATTTAACTCCCATGTGTATAATGGCAGGACGTATCAATGGAAACCTTTATATCCTG ATGACTATGTTCACATTTCTAGCAAGCCTTGTGACCTTCATTGCACCACTGTGGATGGTCAGAGACAGTTAATGGTTCAGGCCAGGGATGGAACATCCTGCAAATACACGGATTTCCGAGGGGTTTGCGTGTCTGGAAAATGTGAG CCCATTGGCTGTGATGGCATTCTTTTTTCCACCCACACCTTGGATAAATGTGGAGTTTGCCAAGGAGATGGGAGCAGCTGCACCCACGTAACCGGCAGTTACCGGAAAGGAAATTCTCATCTTG GCTATTCCCTGGTAACGCACATTCCCGCCGGAGCCAGGGATATCCAGATAGTGGAACGGAAAAAGTCTGCAGATGTTCTGG CTGTGGCTGATGAAGCTGGGTACTATTTCTTCAATGGGAACTATAAAGTGGACAGTCCAAAGAACTTCAACATTGCAGGCACGGTGTTCAAGTACCGCCGGCCCATGGACGTCTACGAGACCGGGATCGAGTACATTGTTGCCCAGGGACCCACAAATCAAGGGCTGAACATAATG GTCTGGAATCAAAATGGCAAGAACCCATCCATCACATTTGAGTACACTCTCCTGAGGAAGCCACACTCAAAAAATCTACAGCCCATCTACTACACCTTCTCTGAGTCGGAGAGCGAGGAGAGCCGAGAGTTAGATGGGGATGTGCCATTGGGCTTTATCCAGCACAATGCAACCTATTTTGGGAAAATCTCCAGGGAAAGGATAGACTTGGAGAACCAGGTGTTTGGAAGGCAGGACACGGAGGAAGATTTAAACTTGAGCAAAGGTCAGGAAACCAATGAGGTCTATGAAAGAGCAGAAACAATTGACTGTGAGCCAAAACTGAAGGGCAAACAACCCCAAG ATTCAAACGTAACCAGGTCTACTTACCAGACAGACCATGATGACAGAGACCTCGAGGCCAGGCTCAGCTCCAGGGAGTTCCTTTTGGAGAACGCCATCACGGACAAGCTGCTGGGCAAGACATCGGActccaaggagctgctgctcaacATGACCATGAACAGCATCTTCTCCCAGGGAGACCCAACCAACTCACTGGGGTCACCCATTGACAGCCTCTACGTGGACTACGAGGACAGCGACGGCCTCGTCACCTACTCGGTCAACAGCACCTTCATGGAGCTGAGCAAAGCCACCAACACCTCTGCAGAGACACCGCTCTCAAACGGCACCGTCAGCATGAGCAGCCCTCAGGGGAACAGAACCCACAAAGCAAG AAACAGATTGAAGTTAAAAAAGGGCCAAGGTGTGAGTGCTGCTGACATGTACAGGTGGAAGCTTTCCTCCCATGAACCCTGCAGCTCTACATGCACCACAG GAGTGATGTCCACTTACGCCATGTGTGTTCGCTATGATGGGATCGAGGTGGACGATACCTACTGTGATGCCATGACCCGGCCCGAGCCCATCCATGAgttctgtgctgggagggagtGCCAGCCAAG GTGGGAGACGAGCAGCTGGAGCGAGTGCTCGCGGACGTGTGGGGAGGGGTACCAGTTCCGCATCGTGCGCTGCTGGAAGATGATCTCCCCCGGCTTCGACAGCTCCGTCTACAGCGACCTGTGCGAGTCCGCCGACATCGCCCGGCCTGACGAGCGCAAGGTCTGCAAGAACCCGGCCTGTGGGCCCCAGTGGGAGATGTCTGAGTGGTCTGAG tGCCCGGCCCGCTGCGGGGAGCGGAGCGTGGTCATCAGGGACATCCGCTGCTCGGAGGAGGAGAAGCTCTGTGATGCCAGCGCCCGGCCCCTGGCTGAGAAGAACTGCACGGGGCCACCGTGTGACCGGCAGTGGACAGTGTCCGACTGGGGACCG TGCAGCGGCGGCTGCGGGCAGGGCAGGATGATCCGGCACGTGTACTGCAAAACCAGCGATGGGCGCGTGGTGCCCGAGTCCCAGTGCAACCTGGACACCAAGCCCCTGGCCATCCACCCCTGTGGGGACAAGAACTGCCCCTCACACTGGCTGGCACAGGACTGGGAGCGG TGCAACACCACGTGTGGCCGTGGTGTGAAGAAGAGGATCGTGCTCTGCCTGGAGATTGTCAATGGCAAGATCAAGACCCGCAACACCGTTGACTGTGACGTGGCCAAGAAGCCCGTGGAGGAGAGCACGTGCTTTGAGCGGCCCTGCTTCAAGTGGTACACGACACCCTGGTCCGAG TGCACAAAAACCTGTGGGATCGGTGTGAGGATGCGGGATGTGAAGTGCTACCAAGGCAAGGACATCGTGCGGGGCTGTGACCCACTGGTGAAGCCGGTGGGAAAACAGACCTGTgacctccagccctgccccacgGAGCCACCAG